ATGGCACCGCGCACCGGGAAGTCGGACGGCCGCTCGAGCTTCAGCAGGCGCGGCAGGATGCGGCCGAAGCCGCTGGCGTCCAGCAGGAAGTTCGCCTCGATCACGTGGATGCGGCCTTCGGTGTCCTTGACCGTCACGCGCGGCTTGTCACCCGACACGTCGGCCTCGACCACCTCGTGGCGGTAACGGATCTCGGCGCCGGCACGCTCGGCGGCGTCGGCCAGCACCTTGTCGAAGGTCGCGCGCTGCACCTGGTACGTGCTGCCCCAGCCGGGCGAGAACTTGTCGCGGAAGTCGAAATCGGTGTACTGGCCGTTGCGGGCGAAGGCCGCGCCGTTCTTGTACTGGAAGCCGGCCTCGACCACGGCCTGCAGCATGCCGGCCGCCTCGATGTACGCCATGCTCTGCGGCAGCAGGCTCTCGCCGATGGAAAAACGCGGGAACTGCTCGCGTTCGACGACCAGCACCCGGCGCCCCTGCTTGCGCAGCAGGCCAGCGGCGACCGCGCCGGCGGGGCCCGCGCCGATGATGAGGATGTCGGTGGTTTCGGTGGGAGTGGACATGGGACGGTGGACCGTGGGAAAGAGGTTCAGGGAGAGGCCGGTGGGCCGTCGTCGCGGACGGCCAGCACGAACCGGAAGGGGCACCCGCTGTCGTCGGACTCGACGCGGAAACCGTGTTCCGCGAGGCGCGTGCCGAAGTCCTGCTTGTGCCAGGGTTCGAGGAAGGGTTCGAACGCGCGCTGCGACAGCCACTTGAAGTAGAGGCCACGCCAGCCGTAGCGGCGAAACACCCGCCACACCGACAGGTGCCACTGCTCGGGCGACGGTTCGAGCACGGCGAGGCGGCCGCCCGGACGCAGGATGCGGCGCACCTCGGCGAGGATCTGCAGCAGGTAGCGCGGCGGCACCTCGTGCAGCAGGAAACACATGGCGACCGCATCCACCGACGCATCGGGCAGGCCCGTGCGCTCGGCCAGCCCCTGGCGCCAGCGCACGTCGGGGTAGGTCTTCGCGGCGAACTGCAGCAGGTAGGGCGACGGGTCGATGCCGATCACCTCGGGAATGCCCGAGGCCTTCAGCGCCGCAGCGGTGTGCCCGCCGCCACAACCGAGGTCGACGACCTGCCGCGCGCCGGCCAGCGCCTGGGCGATGCGGGCGCGGCCGCCCGCCATGCTGCCGATCATCACGCGGTCGAAACCGCGGGCGTACCCCGCGCTGATGCGCTTGGAGTAGTTGCCGTTGGGCAGGTTGTGGAATTCCTGGAGGATGTACTTCGCGATGCCGTCGGCGCCGGGTAGCCCGTCGGGCAACTGGACACGGGCGCGGGAGCGGCCCAGGGCCTGGCGCATCAGGCGCAGGCCTGTGAGCGGATGTTTCCAGTCGAGCCGATCCGGCCAGGCATCCGGCAGTTCCACTGCCGCCCAGTCGATCGTCGAATCGGCCGAAAACCCCTCGCTCATTGCCCCACGCCCGAGAAAACAAACCGCGATTTTCCCCCATCGCGCGGGCGGTTCCTGTCACCCTTGCAGGGGTATCGCCCCCTAGGTTGATTTCGCGGGGATTTGTGCACGCTGCCCGGGGCGGGCGAAGTAGAACCATTCGGCCCCGGGCACGGCCCGCGGGTTCGGGAACACCACGTGCCCGTCGGCCGGGGCCACCACGGCCGTGCCGTCGTGGCGCACGCCGATCGGCTCGCCGGCCGCCACCGGATCGAAGCTGGACCAGTCCCGCACGAAGCGGTCGTCCGGATGCTGGCGGTCCACCACGTCGGCCAGGACCAGCAGTTGGAAGGCCGGGGCCGGCGGCGCGGGGGTCTCCCCCGTCAGGCCCAGCAGCGCGAGGGTCTGCACGATCGCCCGGTACGCCACCTCGGGCGCCTGCGGGTCCTCGTGCTGGCCGCATTCGAGCGTGATGCCGTAGCCGCCCTGCGAGCGCATGTACTCGGTGGTGCCCACGCCGTAGGACGGGTCGGCGCCGGGGCCGCGACGCTCCACGCCCTTCGCGTAGGTCTCCAGCCAGCCTTCCACGAGGCGGGTGGGCCCCAGGTGCAGCGCGAGGCGGGTCTCCGCGTCGGCGTGGGCGAAGGGTTCGAGCGCACCGGTGTTGTCCGGCGGGCCGATCATCGCGAACGGGCGGCCGGCGGTGTGGAAGGAGTGCAGGTCGAGCAGCACGTCGTGGGCCGCGAGCATCGGGCACAGCACGTTGGCGACGTGATCCTCGTAGTCGACCGGGTCGGCGCGGGGCACGAGGCGGCGGTTGAGGTTGCGCTCGCCCTCACGGGTGACCCGGGCGCCGGCGAGCGGGTTGGCGGCGGGCACCAGCGTCAGCAGCCCGCGCGAGACCGCACGTTCGCCGCGTTCGAGTTCGCCGAGCAGCCGGCGGATCGCGAGGGTGCCGCACACCTCGTTGCCGTGCACGCCGCCCAGCACGATCAGGCGGGGCCCGGGGGACAGGCCGGCGAACTGGTGGGCGCGCAGGTGCCCGAACTGCGGGGACGTCACGTGGGAGGAAGCCATGGCCCATTGTGCAGCGACCTGACATGCAGGCTGGCTACACTGCCCCGCATGGCCCTCTTCCCCCAGAACGCGCTCAACGACGGCGTGCGCAAGCGCGAGGTCTTCGGCTGGGCCATGTACGACTTCGCGAACTCGGGGTACACGACCGTCGTGCTCACCGCCGTGTTCAACGCGTACTTCGTGTCGGTGGTAGCGGGCGGGGCCTCGTGGGCCACGCTGGCGTGGACGCTGACCATCGCCGCGTCGAGCCTCGTCGTGATGCTGACGCTGCCGGCCCTGGGCGCCTGGGCCGACCTGCGCGGCGCGAAGAAGCGCCTGCTCGGCCTGACCACGGCCACCTGCGTGCTCGGCACCTGCGCCCTCGCACTCGCCGGCCCGGGCAGCCTGTGGCTCGCGGTGGCCGCGGTCATCGTCTCGAACGTGGCGTATTCGTACGGCGAATCGCTGGTCGCGGCCTTCCTGCCCGAACTCGCGCGGTCCGATTCGATGGGCCGTGTCTCCGGCTGGGGCTGGAGCCTCGGCTACGTGGGCGGCATGCTCGCGCTGGGCCTGTCGCTCGCCTACGTGCTGTCGGCCTCGGCGCGCGGCGTGCCCGCCACGTCGTACGTGCCGGTGACGATGCTGATCACGGCGGGCGTGTATGGGGCCGCGTCGCTCGCCACGTTCCTGCTGCTGCGCGAGCGGGCCGTGCCGGCCGCCGCGGCCGCGACGGACGACGGTGGCATCGGCGCCTCGCTGCGCCGCCTGGCCGGCACGTGGCAGCACGCGCGCCGCTACCGCGACTACGTGTGGTTCCTCGCGTGCAGCACCAGCTACCAGGCGGGCATCTCGATCGTCATCACGCTCGCGGCGGTGTACGCGAAGGAAGCCATCGGCTTCACCGACACCGACACGATGCTGCTGGTCTTCCTCGTCAACATCGCGTCGGCCCTCGGCGCGTTCGCGTTCGGCTACTGGCAGGACCGCATCGGGCACAAGCCCGCGCTGCAGGTCACGCTCGTGGGCTGGCTGGTGATGACGGGCCTGGCGGTGGCGTCCACCGGCCCGGTGCTGTTCTGGATCGCCGCCGTGGTGGCGGGCCTGTGCATGGGCTCGAGCCAGTCGGCGGGGCGCGCGATGGTGGGCCTCTTCACGCCGGAGGACCGGCGCGCCGAGTTCTTCGCGCTGTGGACGTTCGCGACGCGCCTGTCCGCGATCATCGGCCCCGTGACCTACGGGCTCTTCACGATGGTCACGTTCGGCAACCACCGTGCCGCGATGGCGGTGACGGCGCTGTTCTTCGTCGGCGGCCTGCTGTGCCTGCGCCGCGTGGACCTGTCGAGGGGCGAGGCCGCGTCAAGGGCGGTCACACCCCCTGAACCGGGCATCTGATCCCCCTCGTGCGGGTCATGTCCTAAGTCATTTGGGGGAGGCACCTCCCACAAATGGGGCATGGCAGCAAGCAGGGGTGACACCTACGCTTGATCCAAGGCCGCAATCGATCGCTGGCCCGCCAGGAGCAAGACCATGAACACCTCGTCGATGAACCCGTGCCGCTACGAACTCCGGTTCCAGCCGTTGGTGCCCGAAGGCGAGGTGTTCGCGTTCCCGTGCGACGCCGAAGGCCACGTCGACATGGACGGCCTGAGCGACCGCGACCGCCGCGAGTACCTCTACGCGCGGGCCGTCATGGGCCGTGAGGTGGCGATGCCGGCGGTGCGGATCCGGGGCGGTCACTGACCGCCGGCGGCCGGAACAGCGGCGCCATCATCCACACCAGCAGCACACCGAACAGCAAGGTCAGCCCGAACGCCCGCAACGCGGGGGTGGCCGACAAGCCCAGCAGACCGAAGGACAACCAGGTGCTCGCCGCGCCGAGCACCACCGCCAGCCAGGCCGACGGATCCCCGTCGTGCTCCAGCAGGAAGATGCCGTAGTCGACCCCGATGCCCAGCAGCAGCACGAGGGCCAGCACGGTGAAGAGCTGGAACGGCTGTCCCATGTACCCGAGGATCGCGACCGCGAGGCCGCTCGCGATCACCGCCGGCAGCGACGCGCGCCACGCGCGGCCGCGAAGGCGCCACCACAGCAGGACGAACACGGCCACGTGACCCAGCACCAGCAGCCACGTCATCGCGACGCGGTAACGGCCCAGCAGGTCGGAGACCTCGGCGGTCTTGTCGACCCAGCGCACGCCCTCCAGCCCCTCGGACAACGCCGCCAGCTGCGGCAGCAGCGCCGGGTCGTGCAGGCCGCGCACCATCACCACGCTGGCCACACCGCCACGCACCGGGCCCAGCCACAGGTCGCGCGACGGGGCCGACACGGGGTCGGCCAGCCAGCGGTCGAGGGTCAGCGGCGCCGCGTCGAACGCCGGCCGCCGCAGCGCTTCACCCAGCCGTGTGTTGACCGCGGCCACCACCTCGCCTTCGACCTTCGCGGTCAGCGCCGCGTCGGCGGCCTGGCGCGCGGCCGACGGCACCCAGTCGGACACGGCGCGGTAGCCCGCGAGCCGGCCATCGCGCACGAGGGTGTCGAGCCGGGCCTTCAGCGCCTCCTCGCGCGCCAGCACCGATTCGGCGTCGGCCCCGCGCACGAGGTAGAACTGCGCCGGGCTCGGCACGCCGAGCAGGCGGCCCACGTCGCGCTGCGACTGCATCAGCGCGGCGGGCGAGCCCTGCAGCTGGCGGATGTCGTCGTTCGTGTGCACGCGCCACCAGCCGCCGGCGCACAGCGCCAGCACCACGGCGTACAGCAGCAGCTCACGGGGCGACCACCCGAGGCGCGGCCAGCGGTCGAGGCTGGCCGCCACCTTGGCGGCGAACCGCGTGGGCCGCACGGCGCCGCGGTCGAGCCACGGGAACCAGCACGCGGCGGTGAGGAAGGCGGCGGTGAGCCCCACGGCCGAAAACACCGCCATCTGCCGCAGGCCGGGGAACGGCGCGAGCCCGAGCGTGAGGTACGCGAGCACGCTGGTGGCCAGCGCGAGCGCGAGGCCCGGCAGCAGCTGGCGCATCAGCGAGCGCGGCGCGGCATCGGGATTCCCCTGGCGCGACGCGAAGTAGTGGATGCCGTAGTCCTCCGCCACGCCCACGAGGCTCGCGCCGAACACGAGCGTGATCAGGTGCACCTGGCCGAACCACCACACGGTGACCGACAGCGCCGCGGCCACGCCCACGCCGAGCGACAGGGCCACGAGCACGATGGGCCGGAGCGACCGGAACGCGAGCCACACGAGCAGCAGCACGGCGGCGAGCGATCCCCAGCCGATGGTGTTGATCTCCTGGTTGGCCTGGACGGCCGCGGCCTCGCCGTGCAGCGGCACGCCGGCGCGCAGCAGCATGACCTGGGGCGCCACGGCCCGCGCCGCGGCATCGGCCGCGCCGAGCGCCCGGCCCAGCACGGCCTCGCCGTCGAGCGCGAACGCCGAGCCGCTGACCTCGTACGGCAGCGCGATCCATTCACGCCCCTCGACCGAGACCCACAGTTCGCCGTCGCGCGGGCGCAGCTTCGTGTCGGCCGCGCGATCGGTCCACCAGCGGCTCCACAGCGCGAGCGGGTCGGCCGCCCAGTCCGACAGGCGCAGGCCGGCTGCCGGCTGGAACAGCGTGGCGAGGGACTTGTCGACCCAGGCGGACGCGGGCTGGCGGGAGAGGTCGGCACGCTGGTCGGCCGTCAGCAGGCGGTCCCGCCACGGGCGGTAGAAGTCGACGGCGCGGCCGAGGCTGCCGCCGTCGAGGCCGGGCGCCGGCTTCAGCGTGGACGCGGGCAGCGCCTGGCGCCACGCAGCGGCGGCGGCCTTCGCCGTGGGCCAGTCGGACGCGCCCAGCAGCACGATGACCTGCCGCTGCGCGCGGTCGGCCAGGCGGCGCGTGGCCTCGGTGATCTCGGGTTCGTGTTCGTTCTCGGGCAGCAGCGCCAGCACGTCGGTGTCGATCGCCGCGTGCCGCCAGAAGTGCCATTGGTGCCCGGCCACGGCCAGCACGCAGGCCAGCCACAGCAGCGCGGCTGCCGCCCAGGCGCGGCGGTCAGTCGAAGCGGGCTGCATCGTCGCGGGTCAGGGCCGCGGCGGTGACGTGGCCGGACAGCACGATCTCGCTGCTGTCACCACCCGCTTCGGTGAAGCGCACCTTGCGCACGAAACGGTCGCCCTCGAGTTCGATGCGGGCCACCCACTGCGCGAGCGCGGCGTCGCGCGGCTTGAGCGCGAGGCGCCAGCCGTCCTTGCCCTGCAGCGCACCGTCGATCTCGAACCGGGCCGACAGCGCGGCGAGGTCGGCGGCCATCAGCGCGAAGAGCATCTCGTTGACGGCGCGGATGCCCGGCTCGTGGGCGGCGTCGACCCGCGTGTTGACCGAACCGTCGGCCTGCTTCGACAGCAGCCGGTCTCGCGTGACGATCAGCTGCGACGCGAACGGCTCGCGCGTGGCCCACACCACGCCGCGCTCGCGCGCGACGAGGAAGTCGCCGCGGGACACGAGCGGGTTGCGGAAGCCCTTGACGGTCTTGCGCTGTTCGAACGCGCCCTTGAGCACCGGCGCGTCGGCGAGGCGCTGGCGCACCTGGGCGAGCACGTCGCTGCCGGCGGCGAACGCGGGCACCGCGACGGACACCAGTGCGGCGGCGATCAGGTGGCGCCGCTTCAAGCGCTCACCCCCAGCCGCTCCCACAGCACCGGCGGGCAAACGAAACACATCTCGCGCGTGGCGATGTCGACGGCCACCTGGATGGTGTGGCCCGTGGTGAGCTTGCGGCCGGTGGCCTGGTCGCGGATCACGTACTCGATGCGCAGGCGGTTCTCCCACTCGACGATCTCGCAGCGCACGACGATGGGTTCACCGAACACGGCCGAGCCCACGTACTTCAGGCGCAGGTCGACGATGGGCCAGGCGTAGCCCGAGTCGCGCATGTCGCGGTAGCCGTACCCGAAGCTCTCGAGCATGGCCGACCGCGCGGCCTCGAGGAACTTCACGTAGTTGCCGTGCCACACGATGTCCATCGGGTCGACGTCGTAGAACTCCGGCCGGAGGACGTGTTCGTAGGTCAGGTCGGGCTGGCTCATGCGTGCGGATTCCAGACCGCTTCATCGCGCGCCGCCAGCAGCGCCTGCAGGTCACGATCGAGTGCACGGTCTTCCACGACCAGCGGCACGCGGTCGGACAGGTCGGCTTCGAATGCGGCCAGCGCGGGGGGCACGGCCAGCGACGGGTCGGCGCGGCGGCGCAGCGCGAGGCCCTGGCGCGCGGTGATCAGCATCGCGGCGAGCACCTGGTCGGTGAGGTCGAGCACGCGCAGGCAGTCGCGTGCGGCGATGGTGCCCATGCTGACCTTGTCCTGGTTGTGGCACTCGGTGGACCGCGAGAAGACGGACGCCGGCATGGTCTGCTTGAGCGCCTCGGCCGTCCATGCCGACACGCTGATCTGCAGCGCCTTCAGCCCGTGGTTGATGGCCGCGCGCGGGCCGGTGGCGCCCGACAGGTTCGACGGCAGGCCGTGGTTGTAGCGAGTGTCGACGAGCAGCGCCATCTGGCGGTCGAGCAGATCGGCCACGTTGGCGACGGCGTTCTTCAGGCCGTCCATCGCGAAGGCGATGTGGCCACCGTAGAAGTGGCCGCCGTGCAGCACGCGTTCGCCCTCGGCGTCGATGATGGGGTTGTCGTTCGCGCTGTTGAGTTCGTTGTCGATCAGCGAGCGGAAGAACGGCAGCGCGTCTTCGAGCACGCCGATCACGTGCGGGGCGCAGCGCAGCGAGTAGCGGTCCTGCAGGCGTTGTTCGTTGCGGCTGGCGCGCGCGGCGGAACCCGTGTCGAGGTCGGCGCGCAAGCGGGCGGCCACGCGCTGCTGGCCGGCGTGGGGCTTCACCGAGAACAGCGTCTCGTCGAAGTGGTGGGCGTTGCCGCTGCTGGCCACCACGTTGCAGGCGGTGAGCCGGGTGGCCAGGCGCGCGACGCGGTCGGCGCGACGGAACGCGAGGCACGCGAGCGCCGTCATCACGGCGGTGCCGTTCATGATGGCCAGGCCTTCCTTCGGCCGCAGGCGCAGCGGCGCGATGCCCAGTTCGGCGAGCACCTCGCCGGCCGGGCGCGTGCGGCCCTGGTACAGCACGTCGCGTTCGCCGCACAGCACGGCGGCCACGTACGACAGCGGTGTGAGGTCGCCGCTCGCGCCCACCGACCCTTCCGCGGGAATGAGCGGCAGCACGTCGTTCACGAGCAGCGCTTCGAGCTGAGAGAGCAGCGCGACGCTGACCCCGGACATGCCCTGCGCGAGCGACGCCAGCCGCACGGCCAGCACGGCGCGGGTCTCCTCGGCCGTGAGGAAACGGCCGGCACCGCAGCCGTGGTACGTGTAGAGGTGGTGCGGCAGCTCGGCCACCAGGTCGGGCGGGATGGTGACGGTGCACGAGTCGCCGTAGCCGGTGGTGACGCCGTAGACGACGCCGTCTTCCTTCAGCAGGCGGTCGAGGAAGTCGGCGCCGCGGGCGATGCGGGCGATGAACGCGGGCTCGCGCGACAGCACGGCGCGCGCGCGGCGCTCCGACAGCGCGGCGATGTCGTCGAGGCCGAGGCGGCTCCCGTCGAACAGCACGGTGGGAAGGTCGGAGGTGGAACGTGTCATCGTTGGGCCCAGAACGGGAAAAAATTGAACCACTCGTAGGGCGATCGCGCCAGCAACGTTTCGATCCGTTGCGCGTACTGCCCGGCCAGCGTGGCGAACACCTCGTCGCGCGAGCGGCGCGGCAGCACCACCTCGTCGGCGAGCCGGTCGAAGTGGAGGGTGTGGCCGTCGCCCTCGCGCAGGCAGGC
This genomic stretch from Piscinibacter gummiphilus harbors:
- a CDS encoding class I SAM-dependent methyltransferase — encoded protein: MSEGFSADSTIDWAAVELPDAWPDRLDWKHPLTGLRLMRQALGRSRARVQLPDGLPGADGIAKYILQEFHNLPNGNYSKRISAGYARGFDRVMIGSMAGGRARIAQALAGARQVVDLGCGGGHTAAALKASGIPEVIGIDPSPYLLQFAAKTYPDVRWRQGLAERTGLPDASVDAVAMCFLLHEVPPRYLLQILAEVRRILRPGGRLAVLEPSPEQWHLSVWRVFRRYGWRGLYFKWLSQRAFEPFLEPWHKQDFGTRLAEHGFRVESDDSGCPFRFVLAVRDDGPPASP
- a CDS encoding M14 family metallopeptidase codes for the protein MASSHVTSPQFGHLRAHQFAGLSPGPRLIVLGGVHGNEVCGTLAIRRLLGELERGERAVSRGLLTLVPAANPLAGARVTREGERNLNRRLVPRADPVDYEDHVANVLCPMLAAHDVLLDLHSFHTAGRPFAMIGPPDNTGALEPFAHADAETRLALHLGPTRLVEGWLETYAKGVERRGPGADPSYGVGTTEYMRSQGGYGITLECGQHEDPQAPEVAYRAIVQTLALLGLTGETPAPPAPAFQLLVLADVVDRQHPDDRFVRDWSSFDPVAAGEPIGVRHDGTAVVAPADGHVVFPNPRAVPGAEWFYFARPGQRAQIPAKST
- a CDS encoding MFS transporter; translated protein: MALFPQNALNDGVRKREVFGWAMYDFANSGYTTVVLTAVFNAYFVSVVAGGASWATLAWTLTIAASSLVVMLTLPALGAWADLRGAKKRLLGLTTATCVLGTCALALAGPGSLWLAVAAVIVSNVAYSYGESLVAAFLPELARSDSMGRVSGWGWSLGYVGGMLALGLSLAYVLSASARGVPATSYVPVTMLITAGVYGAASLATFLLLRERAVPAAAAATDDGGIGASLRRLAGTWQHARRYRDYVWFLACSTSYQAGISIVITLAAVYAKEAIGFTDTDTMLLVFLVNIASALGAFAFGYWQDRIGHKPALQVTLVGWLVMTGLAVASTGPVLFWIAAVVAGLCMGSSQSAGRAMVGLFTPEDRRAEFFALWTFATRLSAIIGPVTYGLFTMVTFGNHRAAMAVTALFFVGGLLCLRRVDLSRGEAASRAVTPPEPGI
- a CDS encoding MMPL family transporter encodes the protein MQPASTDRRAWAAAALLWLACVLAVAGHQWHFWRHAAIDTDVLALLPENEHEPEITEATRRLADRAQRQVIVLLGASDWPTAKAAAAAWRQALPASTLKPAPGLDGGSLGRAVDFYRPWRDRLLTADQRADLSRQPASAWVDKSLATLFQPAAGLRLSDWAADPLALWSRWWTDRAADTKLRPRDGELWVSVEGREWIALPYEVSGSAFALDGEAVLGRALGAADAAARAVAPQVMLLRAGVPLHGEAAAVQANQEINTIGWGSLAAVLLLVWLAFRSLRPIVLVALSLGVGVAAALSVTVWWFGQVHLITLVFGASLVGVAEDYGIHYFASRQGNPDAAPRSLMRQLLPGLALALATSVLAYLTLGLAPFPGLRQMAVFSAVGLTAAFLTAACWFPWLDRGAVRPTRFAAKVAASLDRWPRLGWSPRELLLYAVVLALCAGGWWRVHTNDDIRQLQGSPAALMQSQRDVGRLLGVPSPAQFYLVRGADAESVLAREEALKARLDTLVRDGRLAGYRAVSDWVPSAARQAADAALTAKVEGEVVAAVNTRLGEALRRPAFDAAPLTLDRWLADPVSAPSRDLWLGPVRGGVASVVMVRGLHDPALLPQLAALSEGLEGVRWVDKTAEVSDLLGRYRVAMTWLLVLGHVAVFVLLWWRLRGRAWRASLPAVIASGLAVAILGYMGQPFQLFTVLALVLLLGIGVDYGIFLLEHDGDPSAWLAVVLGAASTWLSFGLLGLSATPALRAFGLTLLFGVLLVWMMAPLFRPPAVSDRPGSAPPASPPHGP
- a CDS encoding LolA family protein — protein: MKRRHLIAAALVSVAVPAFAAGSDVLAQVRQRLADAPVLKGAFEQRKTVKGFRNPLVSRGDFLVARERGVVWATREPFASQLIVTRDRLLSKQADGSVNTRVDAAHEPGIRAVNEMLFALMAADLAALSARFEIDGALQGKDGWRLALKPRDAALAQWVARIELEGDRFVRKVRFTEAGGDSSEIVLSGHVTAAALTRDDAARFD
- a CDS encoding acyl-CoA thioesterase translates to MSQPDLTYEHVLRPEFYDVDPMDIVWHGNYVKFLEAARSAMLESFGYGYRDMRDSGYAWPIVDLRLKYVGSAVFGEPIVVRCEIVEWENRLRIEYVIRDQATGRKLTTGHTIQVAVDIATREMCFVCPPVLWERLGVSA
- a CDS encoding HAL/PAL/TAL family ammonia-lyase, whose translation is MTRSTSDLPTVLFDGSRLGLDDIAALSERRARAVLSREPAFIARIARGADFLDRLLKEDGVVYGVTTGYGDSCTVTIPPDLVAELPHHLYTYHGCGAGRFLTAEETRAVLAVRLASLAQGMSGVSVALLSQLEALLVNDVLPLIPAEGSVGASGDLTPLSYVAAVLCGERDVLYQGRTRPAGEVLAELGIAPLRLRPKEGLAIMNGTAVMTALACLAFRRADRVARLATRLTACNVVASSGNAHHFDETLFSVKPHAGQQRVAARLRADLDTGSAARASRNEQRLQDRYSLRCAPHVIGVLEDALPFFRSLIDNELNSANDNPIIDAEGERVLHGGHFYGGHIAFAMDGLKNAVANVADLLDRQMALLVDTRYNHGLPSNLSGATGPRAAINHGLKALQISVSAWTAEALKQTMPASVFSRSTECHNQDKVSMGTIAARDCLRVLDLTDQVLAAMLITARQGLALRRRADPSLAVPPALAAFEADLSDRVPLVVEDRALDRDLQALLAARDEAVWNPHA